Proteins co-encoded in one Ralstonia sp. RRA genomic window:
- a CDS encoding TauD/TfdA family dioxygenase encodes MSDVALATPAAPEAPAVHTTRFHVRRLPDAPLGAEILGLADAANLSDADIAAIRQAWLAHDGLLVFRDVQLTPQSQVEFSRRFGPLQVHVLNQFHLAGHPEILVVSNVVENGKPIGLGDAGRDWHSDLSYKPLPSLGSLLLTRELPEEGGDTLFANMVRAFETLPAELKRVIEGRRAVHSYVYRYERLRVLSTWRPPLSQAQIDAVPPVDHPVVRTHPETGKRALFVNEGFTSHILGLPEDESTSVLEQLFAHSVRADNVYTHQWRAGDMLFWDNRSTIHFAPGCPDTYRRTLHRTTIEGDVPV; translated from the coding sequence ATGTCTGACGTTGCCCTCGCCACCCCGGCTGCCCCTGAGGCGCCTGCCGTTCATACCACCCGTTTCCACGTCCGTCGTCTGCCTGATGCGCCGCTCGGCGCCGAGATTCTGGGGCTTGCCGATGCGGCCAACCTGTCCGATGCCGACATCGCCGCCATCCGCCAGGCGTGGCTTGCGCACGATGGTTTGCTCGTCTTCCGCGACGTGCAGCTCACACCGCAGTCGCAAGTCGAATTCAGCCGCCGTTTTGGTCCGTTGCAGGTGCACGTGCTCAACCAGTTTCATCTGGCGGGGCACCCGGAAATCCTGGTGGTCTCCAACGTGGTGGAGAACGGCAAGCCGATCGGCCTGGGAGATGCAGGGCGCGACTGGCACTCGGATCTCTCGTACAAGCCGCTGCCGAGCCTGGGCTCGCTGCTGCTGACGCGTGAACTGCCGGAGGAGGGTGGCGATACGCTGTTTGCCAACATGGTCCGCGCCTTCGAGACGCTGCCGGCCGAACTCAAGCGCGTGATCGAGGGCCGCCGCGCGGTGCATTCGTACGTGTACCGCTACGAGCGCTTGCGTGTGCTATCGACCTGGCGTCCACCGCTGTCGCAGGCGCAGATTGATGCTGTGCCACCGGTCGATCATCCGGTCGTGCGCACGCACCCGGAGACGGGCAAGCGCGCGCTCTTCGTCAACGAAGGCTTTACCTCGCACATCCTTGGTCTTCCGGAAGACGAAAGCACCAGCGTGCTGGAGCAGCTCTTCGCCCACAGCGTTCGCGCAGACAACGTCTACACGCACCAATGGCGCGCGGGTGACATGCTGTTCTGGGACAACCGCTCGACCATCCATTTCGCGCCCGGCTGCCCCGACACCTATCGCCGCACGCTGCATCGCACGACGATCGAGGGCGATGTTCCTGTCTAA
- a CDS encoding NUDIX hydrolase → MPIALSCGLVLLNEDAEVLLAHATETRHWDIPKGAPEPGESYRDTALRETREETGLDLDGHALVELGRVPFRRDKELHLFATRLRRADVTLDTLTCTSMFNSYHTGRMIPEMDAYRWATAEVVSQHASQSLARLFAQTLTLASIDARLREAGL, encoded by the coding sequence ATGCCGATCGCCCTGTCCTGTGGCCTCGTGCTGCTCAACGAAGACGCCGAGGTCCTGCTCGCCCATGCCACGGAAACGCGCCACTGGGACATCCCCAAGGGGGCCCCTGAACCGGGCGAAAGCTACCGCGATACCGCATTACGCGAGACGCGTGAAGAAACCGGCCTCGACCTCGATGGCCACGCGCTGGTCGAACTCGGCCGCGTTCCGTTCCGGCGTGACAAGGAGTTGCATCTGTTTGCCACACGCCTGCGCCGCGCCGATGTCACGCTCGACACGCTGACCTGCACCTCGATGTTCAACAGCTATCACACGGGGCGCATGATCCCAGAGATGGACGCGTACCGCTGGGCCACCGCAGAGGTGGTCTCACAGCACGCCAGCCAATCCCTCGCACGGCTCTTCGCACAGACGCTCACGCTCGCCAGCATTGATGCGCGGCTGCGCGAGGCCGGGCTTTAG
- the fetB gene encoding iron export ABC transporter permease subunit FetB has translation MNGQELTLSAWQVGIAAALILVNGALSIGLGLGLERRLAWAAVRTVVQLLAIGFVLEWVFAHAYWMVVLGVVTVMTLIAGHATGSRGARGYAGLRIDGTLSVFGSTWLIGAIGLIVVLHARPWYEPQYAIPIMGMILGNTLTGVGLALERMTGELIATRDQVETVLALGGTRWEAARNAARTAVRAGLTPIINQMSVVGVVSLPGMMTGQVLAGQSPLEAVRYQIVIMFLLAASSGLGTVAAVLLAYRRLFSRDHQLLTAHIVQRGGGK, from the coding sequence ATGAACGGGCAAGAACTGACGCTCTCTGCCTGGCAGGTCGGCATCGCGGCGGCGCTGATCCTCGTGAACGGCGCGCTGTCGATCGGGTTGGGTCTCGGGCTGGAGCGACGCCTCGCATGGGCTGCCGTGCGTACCGTCGTGCAATTGCTGGCCATCGGGTTCGTGCTCGAATGGGTGTTCGCCCATGCGTACTGGATGGTGGTGCTGGGCGTGGTTACCGTCATGACGCTGATTGCGGGGCACGCCACTGGCAGCCGCGGCGCGCGTGGCTATGCGGGGCTGCGAATCGACGGGACGCTGTCCGTGTTCGGCAGCACGTGGCTGATCGGCGCGATCGGGTTGATCGTCGTGCTGCATGCGCGGCCGTGGTACGAACCGCAGTACGCGATTCCGATCATGGGGATGATTCTCGGCAACACGCTCACGGGCGTCGGCCTGGCGCTGGAGCGTATGACCGGCGAGCTGATCGCGACACGTGACCAGGTGGAGACAGTGCTTGCACTGGGCGGCACGCGCTGGGAGGCGGCACGCAACGCCGCACGAACCGCCGTGCGCGCCGGCTTGACGCCGATCATCAACCAGATGTCTGTCGTGGGTGTGGTGAGCCTGCCGGGCATGATGACCGGCCAGGTGCTCGCCGGGCAGTCGCCACTGGAGGCCGTGCGCTACCAGATCGTCATCATGTTTTTGCTGGCGGCGTCCTCCGGGCTTGGCACGGTGGCGGCAGTGCTGCTCGCCTACCGGCGCCTGTTCAGCCGTGATCACCAGTTGCTGACCGCGCACATCGTGCAGCGCGGTGGGGGCAAGTAG
- a CDS encoding ATP-binding cassette domain-containing protein, translated as MLTATDLHRRDARTGATLLHPTSLAVRPGERIALTGPSGAGKSVLLRALALLDPVDDGHVTWRGETIAARAVPAYRCQVAYMRQRPALLPGTVEDNLRLPYQLHARQGHASFDRDAAITMLARAERDASFLDKTATDLSGGEAQIAALVRTLQTDPAVLLLDEPTAALDPASARAIEALLQHWIARAPDRCAWVWITHDPEQAARIGQQHWRMEAGRLRTGATQ; from the coding sequence ATGCTGACCGCCACTGACCTGCACCGCCGCGACGCACGCACCGGTGCCACGCTACTGCACCCGACTTCGCTTGCCGTACGGCCGGGCGAACGCATTGCGCTCACCGGCCCGTCGGGCGCCGGCAAGAGTGTGTTGCTGCGTGCGTTGGCCCTGCTGGACCCCGTCGATGACGGTCATGTGACATGGCGCGGTGAGACGATTGCCGCGCGCGCCGTCCCGGCCTATCGCTGTCAGGTCGCCTACATGCGCCAGCGCCCCGCGCTGCTGCCGGGTACGGTGGAAGACAACCTCCGCCTGCCTTATCAACTGCATGCACGTCAGGGGCACGCATCGTTTGACCGCGACGCCGCCATCACCATGCTGGCCCGTGCCGAGCGCGATGCGAGCTTTCTCGACAAGACCGCCACCGACCTTTCCGGCGGCGAGGCGCAGATTGCCGCGCTCGTCCGCACCCTGCAAACCGATCCCGCCGTGCTGCTGCTCGACGAGCCGACCGCTGCCCTGGACCCCGCCTCCGCGCGTGCCATTGAAGCACTGCTGCAGCATTGGATTGCCCGGGCACCCGACCGGTGCGCCTGGGTGTGGATCACGCACGATCCGGAGCAGGCCGCGCGCATCGGCCAACAGCACTGGCGCATGGAAGCCGGCCGACTGCGTACCGGGGCGACACAATGA
- a CDS encoding DUF3318 domain-containing protein, producing the protein MTDPTQPTPSSSPAPEHEPAHSARHHVRPSRRGAEGRLPLAVRKELLLTRAALERYDYAQARNDVSRATSRTFSLGGFGALLPSLIRPLARPNGLMRALGIAREYPLVGTALSLAYAGLRRTVIGRMTRRLGKVGLVAGAAWWGYRKWQEAQGEQPGDAATVATPGDEANEIIPGSTS; encoded by the coding sequence ATGACCGATCCGACCCAACCGACGCCATCGTCCAGCCCGGCCCCCGAACACGAACCCGCTCACAGCGCGCGGCACCATGTGCGGCCATCGCGCCGTGGCGCCGAAGGCCGTTTGCCGCTGGCCGTGCGCAAGGAACTGCTGCTCACGCGCGCTGCGCTGGAGCGCTATGACTACGCGCAAGCTCGCAACGACGTGAGCCGCGCCACCAGCCGCACGTTCAGCCTGGGTGGCTTTGGCGCGCTGCTGCCGAGCCTGATCCGCCCATTGGCCCGACCGAACGGCCTGATGCGCGCGCTGGGCATTGCACGCGAGTACCCGCTGGTCGGTACGGCACTCTCGCTGGCCTATGCCGGGCTGCGCCGTACCGTGATTGGCCGCATGACACGCCGGCTCGGCAAGGTGGGGCTGGTGGCCGGGGCAGCATGGTGGGGCTATCGCAAGTGGCAGGAAGCGCAAGGCGAACAACCCGGCGATGCCGCTACCGTTGCCACACCCGGCGACGAGGCAAACGAGATCATCCCAGGCAGCACCTCCTGA
- a CDS encoding phage holin family protein produces the protein MTDDTSPKLFASLKKLAGTVVSMLQTRLELASVELAEEKDRLLGAAFLGMLAVSLIALSIMTLTALIAILFWDTYRWQALAVMAMLYALGAAGCLWKVRTSLRNAPPLFEATLAELDKDREILRR, from the coding sequence ATGACCGACGACACCAGCCCGAAGCTGTTCGCCTCCCTGAAGAAACTGGCCGGCACGGTCGTCTCGATGCTGCAAACGCGGCTCGAACTGGCGAGCGTCGAACTGGCCGAAGAAAAAGACCGGCTGCTTGGTGCAGCCTTCCTCGGCATGCTGGCAGTGAGCTTGATTGCACTGTCCATCATGACGCTCACGGCGCTCATCGCCATCCTGTTCTGGGATACCTACCGCTGGCAAGCGCTGGCCGTCATGGCCATGCTCTACGCGCTGGGCGCGGCAGGCTGCCTGTGGAAGGTGCGCACGTCGCTGCGCAATGCGCCGCCGCTGTTCGAGGCCACGCTGGCCGAACTCGACAAAGACCGGGAGATCCTGCGCCGATGA
- a CDS encoding DUF883 family protein, translating to MTNTSPNLAESVNKEKLMTDVKTVLSDAETLLKQAASSSGEKAAELRERGMGMLRQAKEKAQDLQDAVVHKSKAAARATDDYVHDHPWQAVGVAAGVGLLIGLLLNRK from the coding sequence ATGACGAACACCTCCCCCAACCTGGCCGAATCCGTCAATAAGGAGAAACTGATGACCGACGTGAAGACCGTTCTGTCCGACGCCGAAACCCTGCTCAAACAAGCAGCTTCCTCCAGCGGCGAAAAAGCCGCTGAGCTGCGCGAGCGCGGCATGGGCATGCTGCGCCAAGCCAAGGAAAAGGCGCAGGACCTGCAAGATGCCGTGGTCCACAAGAGCAAGGCGGCCGCACGCGCCACCGATGACTACGTTCACGATCATCCGTGGCAAGCCGTGGGCGTGGCGGCGGGCGTGGGCCTGCTGATCGGTCTGCTGCTCAACCGCAAGTAA
- a CDS encoding peroxiredoxin, whose product MSLRLGDIAPDFEQDSSEGRIKFHEWLGNSWGVLFSHPADYTPVCTTELGLTAKLKEEFAKRNVKAIALSVDSVESHKGWINDINETQNTTVNFPIIADPDRKVSQLYDMIHPNASETFTVRSLFVIDPNKKVRLTITYPASTGRNFNEVLRVIDSLQLTEYHSVATPGNWQDGDDVVIVPSLKDEEVIKQKFPKGYKALRPYLRLTPQPNK is encoded by the coding sequence ATGTCTTTACGTTTGGGCGATATCGCCCCCGATTTCGAGCAGGATTCGAGCGAAGGCCGCATCAAGTTTCATGAATGGCTGGGTAACAGCTGGGGCGTGCTGTTCTCGCATCCGGCCGATTACACGCCGGTGTGCACCACGGAGCTGGGTCTGACCGCCAAGCTCAAGGAAGAATTTGCCAAGCGCAATGTCAAGGCGATCGCGCTGTCGGTGGATTCGGTCGAGTCGCACAAGGGCTGGATCAACGACATCAACGAGACGCAGAACACCACGGTCAACTTCCCGATCATTGCTGACCCGGATCGCAAGGTTTCGCAGCTTTACGACATGATTCACCCGAATGCGAGCGAAACCTTTACCGTGCGTTCGCTGTTCGTGATCGATCCGAACAAGAAGGTTCGCCTGACGATTACGTATCCGGCGTCGACGGGGCGCAACTTCAACGAGGTGCTGCGCGTGATCGACTCGCTGCAGCTGACCGAGTATCACAGCGTGGCCACGCCGGGTAACTGGCAGGACGGGGATGACGTTGTCATCGTGCCGTCGCTCAAGGATGAAGAGGTCATCAAGCAGAAATTCCCGAAGGGCTACAAAGCGTTGCGTCCGTACCTGCGTCTGACGCCGCAGCCCAATAAGTAA